In Streptomyces capitiformicae, one genomic interval encodes:
- a CDS encoding amidohydrolase family protein — MGEWSRANWSLDEYTRLRDEEPWAGLTASAGGGSVSLADPALAPLWKVLDEDGRTLLLHPGTSPDPRLTPFYLSNLLGNPAETALAAATASVLADRGQTITLAQRPDFAWSIARQVADDRADMTEVGEDLRAVQNVVEEEFGADFPLSGLLAEGVGIHHRGLPDDIRVLTEYLMEIWPTWCPRRPPPRVSTSPWRTSSWPHTSSRTGRTSPPRTSGTWQGGRAVSSRARWA, encoded by the coding sequence ATGGGCGAGTGGAGCCGCGCCAACTGGTCGCTCGACGAGTACACCCGGCTGCGTGACGAGGAGCCGTGGGCCGGGCTGACCGCATCTGCCGGGGGCGGCTCCGTCTCTCTGGCCGACCCCGCGCTCGCCCCGCTCTGGAAGGTACTGGACGAGGACGGCCGCACCCTCCTCCTGCACCCGGGAACCTCCCCGGACCCTCGGCTGACGCCGTTCTACCTCTCCAACCTCCTCGGCAACCCGGCAGAAACCGCACTGGCCGCGGCGACGGCCTCGGTCCTCGCCGACCGCGGGCAGACCATCACGCTGGCCCAGCGTCCGGACTTCGCCTGGTCGATCGCCCGGCAGGTCGCGGACGACCGGGCGGACATGACCGAGGTCGGCGAGGACCTGCGGGCGGTGCAGAACGTGGTCGAAGAGGAGTTCGGCGCGGACTTCCCGCTCAGCGGGCTGCTCGCCGAGGGAGTCGGCATCCACCATCGCGGCCTGCCGGACGACATCCGCGTCCTGACGGAATACCTGATGGAGATCTGGCCCACCTGGTGTCCACGACGACCACCGCCCAGGGTGTCAACTTCCCCGTGGCGAACGTCGTCCTGGCCTCACACCAGTTCCCGTACGGGACGGACATCCCCGCCTCGGACTTCTGGAACCTGGCAGGGAGGGCGGGCCGTGTCGAGCAGGGCGAGGTGGGCCTGA
- a CDS encoding DUF2075 domain-containing protein has translation MAVHDLVKECDAVTLGENLSRRFRVVHGYEAGESEQRSWRNSLPALADVLVDVGLGNVEMLIEYPVPLSSYRVDVLLCGIHPVTGEPSYVAIELKQWTKARPVPDAEDLVLVDGMGNVARLHPVAQVRRYCDHIADFTKSLHGCEHRISGAAYLHNATDQGVDQLFAFAPDAHGQLFTGSSREKFQKFLAERLAPAAGVQAADALRPERVAPSKKLMDVAAEGIADRSQFNLLNEQRVAYALVMRAVKKARDADFKEVVVVTGGPGSGKSVIALELLGELYRNDLSALHATGSKAFTTTLQQATAPNDPRVKKLFRYFYEFSRVEKNGFDVLLCDEAHRIRDPYIPPKYRGRHRRQVEELLDAARVPVFLLDEHQVVRPGEMGAVGAIDKAARAMNLPVRHVHLGGQFRCGGSRAYEEWVLRLLSLSPGGPLPWQGDDHFSVQLADTPQEFEAVLRSHHEAGGQARMTAGFCWPWSRPVRDSDNVVGLVDDVSLPEWGWARPWNVQSDRSVGGYPSKNLWATDPAGFSQVGCIYTAQGFEYDWNGVILGPDLVWRDGAWVADRQATKDTVVAGASEQEFAYLIRNTYKVLLTRGMRGTVLFSTDRATREMLRTLVKGP, from the coding sequence ATGGCCGTTCATGACCTTGTCAAAGAATGCGACGCAGTCACGCTGGGGGAGAACCTGTCCCGGCGATTCCGTGTCGTCCACGGATACGAGGCGGGCGAGAGCGAGCAACGCTCCTGGCGGAACAGCCTGCCCGCCCTCGCTGACGTGCTCGTGGACGTGGGACTCGGGAACGTTGAGATGCTCATCGAGTACCCGGTCCCATTGTCCAGTTACCGTGTGGACGTCCTCCTCTGTGGAATCCATCCTGTGACTGGTGAGCCGTCCTATGTGGCCATCGAACTCAAGCAGTGGACCAAGGCTCGCCCTGTTCCCGATGCCGAAGACCTCGTACTCGTCGACGGGATGGGCAACGTGGCCCGTCTTCACCCCGTTGCCCAAGTTCGCCGTTACTGCGACCACATCGCCGACTTCACCAAGTCCCTTCACGGCTGCGAACACCGCATCAGCGGCGCGGCATACCTGCACAATGCCACGGACCAAGGCGTCGACCAGCTCTTCGCCTTCGCTCCCGACGCGCATGGGCAGCTCTTCACGGGCTCCAGCAGGGAGAAGTTCCAGAAGTTCCTCGCTGAGCGACTCGCTCCCGCAGCTGGTGTGCAGGCGGCTGATGCTCTGCGTCCGGAACGCGTTGCTCCCAGCAAAAAGCTCATGGACGTTGCCGCAGAGGGGATCGCGGACCGCAGCCAGTTCAACCTGCTCAATGAGCAAAGAGTTGCCTACGCCCTGGTCATGCGCGCGGTGAAGAAGGCCAGGGATGCCGACTTCAAGGAGGTCGTCGTCGTCACGGGAGGGCCTGGCTCAGGAAAGAGCGTCATCGCTCTCGAACTGCTCGGTGAGCTCTACAGAAACGATCTTTCCGCTTTGCATGCCACCGGGTCCAAGGCGTTTACCACCACGCTGCAACAGGCAACGGCGCCGAATGACCCTCGGGTCAAGAAGCTCTTCCGCTACTTCTACGAGTTCTCCCGGGTAGAGAAGAACGGCTTCGACGTACTTCTGTGCGATGAGGCGCACCGTATCCGCGACCCCTACATCCCGCCCAAGTACAGGGGCAGGCATCGCCGACAGGTCGAGGAACTACTTGACGCCGCCCGAGTGCCCGTCTTCCTTCTGGATGAGCACCAGGTCGTACGCCCTGGGGAAATGGGTGCCGTCGGCGCGATCGACAAGGCTGCCCGGGCCATGAACCTGCCTGTCCGTCATGTTCACCTCGGAGGCCAGTTCCGCTGCGGCGGCAGCCGGGCATACGAGGAGTGGGTGCTGCGTCTGCTAAGCCTCTCGCCTGGTGGGCCACTGCCTTGGCAAGGCGACGACCACTTCTCGGTTCAGTTGGCGGACACCCCGCAGGAGTTCGAAGCGGTTCTCCGCTCACACCACGAGGCTGGCGGGCAGGCCCGAATGACCGCGGGCTTCTGCTGGCCCTGGAGCAGGCCCGTCAGGGACTCCGACAACGTCGTGGGACTCGTCGACGACGTCAGCCTTCCCGAATGGGGCTGGGCGCGCCCGTGGAACGTCCAGAGCGACCGTTCCGTGGGCGGCTACCCGTCAAAAAACCTGTGGGCCACTGACCCCGCCGGATTCTCCCAAGTCGGCTGCATTTACACCGCCCAAGGATTTGAATACGACTGGAACGGCGTGATCCTTGGCCCCGACCTGGTGTGGCGCGACGGTGCATGGGTCGCGGACAGGCAGGCGACCAAGGACACCGTCGTCGCTGGCGCTTCAGAGCAGGAGTTCGCATATCTCATACGCAATACCTACAAAGTGCTGCTCACTCGAGGCATGCGGGGCACCGTGCTCTTCTCGACGGATAGAGCGACGCGGGAGATGCTCCGCACACTTGTGAAGGGGCCGTAG
- a CDS encoding winged helix-turn-helix domain-containing protein, producing MRYADGGGLTAAGRAKREALRFEAAEMFEQGVRPPEVARRLRVSRKSAYAWHAVWRDGGRPALASKGPGGFPCQLSDAKANRLQAELEAGPAAHGWVEDQRWTLARVAELIHRLFGHRYTPRGVSYLLHRLGWSPQLPAHRAVERDEQAVARWREEQWSRVRGRPSSWARG from the coding sequence ATGAGGTATGCGGATGGCGGCGGTCTGACCGCTGCGGGGCGGGCGAAGCGTGAGGCGCTGCGTTTCGAGGCCGCGGAGATGTTCGAGCAGGGGGTGCGGCCGCCGGAGGTGGCCCGCAGGTTACGGGTGTCGCGGAAGTCGGCGTACGCCTGGCACGCCGTCTGGCGGGACGGCGGCAGGCCGGCCCTGGCCTCCAAGGGGCCCGGCGGCTTTCCGTGTCAGCTCAGCGACGCCAAGGCAAATCGCCTGCAGGCCGAGCTGGAGGCCGGCCCTGCGGCGCACGGCTGGGTGGAGGACCAGAGGTGGACCCTCGCGCGTGTGGCCGAGCTGATCCACCGGCTGTTCGGGCACCGGTACACCCCGCGCGGGGTTTCGTATCTGCTGCACCGGCTGGGCTGGTCACCGCAGCTCCCCGCGCACCGGGCCGTCGAGCGCGACGAGCAGGCCGTGGCCAGGTGGCGGGAGGAGCAGTGGTCGCGGGTAAGAGGACGGCCCAGCTCCTGGGCGCGTGGATAG
- a CDS encoding amidohydrolase family protein — translation MKLIGLEEHFVTPDLVGHGASTASVAQPQAWAEASRRLLDLTEERLDDMDAAGLDMQVLSLNSPGLQAEKDPAAAVRQAITVNDFLTGVIAEHPDRFSGFAALPLQDPKAAADELERAVTQLGLRGALVNAHTHGRYLDDPELRVVWERAEHLDVPLYLHPANGVDTAHVLSGHPELVGPMWSWGIDTATHVLRLIFGGVFDDFPNAKLLLGHMGEGLPFVLWRMDSRWDFHAHHGIELKRGRPSEYIRDNLYITTSGVCSAPPLLTALLSMGADHILFGTDYPFEDIETATDFLRKAPISDADRQKIGHLNAEKLLGLSPAPAPAYAGA, via the coding sequence ATGAAGCTGATCGGCCTCGAAGAGCACTTCGTGACCCCCGACCTGGTGGGCCACGGCGCGTCCACCGCTTCCGTCGCCCAGCCCCAGGCCTGGGCCGAGGCCTCCCGCCGGCTCCTCGACCTCACCGAGGAACGTCTCGACGACATGGACGCGGCAGGCCTGGACATGCAGGTGCTGTCGCTCAACTCCCCCGGCCTCCAGGCGGAGAAGGACCCGGCCGCCGCCGTACGCCAGGCGATCACCGTCAACGACTTCCTGACCGGCGTCATCGCCGAGCACCCCGACCGCTTCTCCGGCTTCGCCGCCCTGCCCCTGCAGGACCCGAAGGCCGCCGCCGACGAGCTGGAACGCGCGGTCACCCAGCTCGGACTGCGTGGCGCCCTGGTCAACGCGCACACCCACGGCCGGTACCTCGACGACCCCGAGCTGCGTGTCGTCTGGGAGCGTGCCGAGCACCTCGACGTACCGCTCTATCTGCACCCGGCCAACGGCGTCGACACCGCGCACGTCCTCTCGGGCCACCCCGAGCTCGTCGGGCCGATGTGGAGCTGGGGCATCGACACGGCCACCCATGTGCTGCGGCTGATCTTCGGCGGCGTCTTCGACGACTTCCCGAACGCCAAACTGCTGCTCGGCCACATGGGAGAGGGACTGCCGTTCGTGCTGTGGCGCATGGACTCCCGCTGGGACTTCCACGCCCACCACGGCATCGAGCTGAAGCGGGGCCGCCCCTCGGAGTACATCCGCGACAACCTCTACATCACCACCAGCGGCGTCTGCTCCGCCCCGCCGCTGCTGACCGCGCTGCTCTCGATGGGCGCCGACCACATCCTCTTCGGCACCGACTACCCCTTCGAGGACATCGAGACGGCCACCGACTTCCTGCGGAAGGCGCCGATCAGCGACGCCGACCGCCAGAAGATCGGCCACCTCAACGCCGAGAAGCTGCTCGGCCTCTCCCCGGCCCCCGCACCCGCGTACGCCGGTGCCTGA
- a CDS encoding IclR family transcriptional regulator, with translation MTTTDPKENGERQGIQSVETAMRVLLALESGGGALSLSAIAQASGMQPSKVHRYLVSLGRIGLTSQDPASGLYDFGATMRRMGAEALRRTNEVAVAGGHAMQLRDRTGHSVNLAVWGDRGPIVVSWAYGTRPLPLTVRVGATLPLLTSSVGQVFLAHLPESLTEEVLGGELRGKEAEWTGERLAAVRAQVREQGHVVTHSGVIPGIISVAAPVFAAGDPLPLAVSVVLPESLGTPEHLAEVTRELHSTVTAASHELGRLA, from the coding sequence GTGACCACGACAGACCCCAAGGAGAACGGGGAACGGCAGGGCATCCAGTCCGTCGAGACCGCGATGCGGGTCCTGCTGGCCCTGGAGAGCGGCGGCGGCGCGCTGAGTCTCTCGGCCATCGCGCAGGCCAGCGGTATGCAGCCCAGCAAGGTGCACCGTTACCTCGTCAGCCTCGGCCGTATCGGCCTGACCTCGCAGGATCCCGCGTCCGGCCTCTACGACTTCGGGGCCACCATGCGCCGCATGGGCGCCGAGGCGCTGCGCCGCACCAACGAGGTCGCGGTGGCCGGCGGCCACGCCATGCAACTCCGCGACCGCACGGGCCACTCCGTGAACCTCGCGGTCTGGGGTGACCGCGGCCCGATCGTGGTCAGCTGGGCGTACGGCACCCGCCCGCTGCCCCTGACCGTGCGCGTCGGCGCCACCCTCCCCCTGCTCACCTCATCCGTCGGCCAGGTCTTCCTGGCCCATCTGCCCGAGAGCCTCACCGAGGAGGTGCTCGGCGGTGAGCTGCGCGGCAAGGAGGCCGAGTGGACGGGCGAGCGGCTCGCGGCCGTACGGGCCCAGGTCCGCGAACAGGGCCATGTCGTGACGCACAGCGGTGTCATCCCGGGCATCATCTCCGTCGCCGCGCCCGTCTTCGCGGCCGGTGACCCGCTGCCGCTCGCCGTCTCCGTCGTCCTGCCCGAGAGCCTCGGCACCCCGGAACACCTCGCCGAGGTCACCCGTGAACTGCACAGCACGGTGACGGCGGCCTCGCACGAGCTGGGGCGTCTGGCCTAG
- a CDS encoding HNH endonuclease, whose amino-acid sequence MDYERVLGEDADTLKRIFPDGVARLWGSTPTQHTGNAKAVALRDRKVGDEVLFYAQNTFIARARILGLLRNRDLAAAVWGVDEETQSTWEYIMALGDIVEFHVPAQPILTALAMTPPLRSLTLVRAAERRRHLRLLDGQAAVAAKRSSAGREPSTPAKTMGRGELLHALGKLDADVPDERRTRHGSLTLLWAIGRLASGQGRLASADVCRSQLEPILHEFGTPGVSVSLEYPFRHLSGHGLWDVVGTERRRPDPVSLAASVESGAQAGLRPEAARLLRQPLARAEAIGLLCTTYFENIDQEELLERVGLGGYAHASGAEEGDGERDGGSESARPSGRRQVTSSRPDRDQRLVNRVKLLHQHGCQVCGLRLETRFGHYSEAAHIRGLGSPHDGPDTLSNMLCLCPNHHVQFDTLTIFIDEHWNVRRSRDGQSIGTLRRHPEHAVDEQYVEYHRALCGGNRSSAARN is encoded by the coding sequence GTGGACTACGAGCGCGTTCTCGGAGAGGATGCGGACACCCTCAAGCGGATCTTCCCCGACGGAGTGGCGCGCCTGTGGGGCTCGACGCCCACGCAGCACACCGGGAACGCCAAGGCCGTCGCACTGCGGGACCGCAAGGTCGGCGACGAGGTCCTCTTCTACGCACAGAACACGTTCATAGCCCGCGCCCGCATTCTGGGGCTCCTTCGCAACCGCGACTTGGCAGCAGCGGTCTGGGGCGTTGACGAGGAGACGCAGAGCACCTGGGAGTACATCATGGCCCTGGGCGACATCGTCGAGTTCCACGTGCCGGCACAGCCCATACTGACTGCCCTGGCAATGACACCTCCACTGCGCAGCCTCACCCTCGTCAGGGCTGCAGAACGCCGTCGGCACCTGCGTCTTCTGGATGGACAGGCAGCCGTTGCGGCGAAACGGTCATCCGCTGGGAGAGAGCCCTCCACTCCTGCCAAGACGATGGGTCGCGGAGAACTCCTGCACGCACTTGGAAAGCTCGACGCCGACGTACCGGACGAGCGCCGTACCCGTCATGGGTCCCTCACACTGCTCTGGGCCATTGGCCGCTTGGCGTCGGGGCAAGGCCGCCTGGCGTCGGCTGACGTCTGTCGAAGCCAACTCGAGCCCATCCTGCACGAGTTCGGCACTCCGGGTGTGTCCGTGTCACTCGAGTACCCGTTTCGTCACCTGAGTGGCCATGGGCTGTGGGATGTCGTAGGTACGGAGCGGCGGCGACCGGACCCGGTGTCGCTGGCGGCTTCCGTCGAGTCAGGAGCCCAAGCAGGACTCCGCCCAGAAGCCGCAAGGCTGCTCCGGCAGCCGCTCGCCCGAGCCGAGGCGATTGGTCTGCTGTGCACCACCTACTTCGAGAATATTGATCAGGAAGAACTCCTGGAGCGGGTGGGTCTTGGTGGCTACGCGCACGCAAGCGGGGCGGAGGAAGGTGACGGCGAGCGCGATGGCGGCAGTGAGTCCGCCCGGCCCAGTGGGCGTCGCCAGGTCACCTCTTCACGCCCTGACCGGGATCAGCGTCTTGTGAACAGGGTCAAACTGCTGCACCAGCATGGGTGCCAAGTGTGCGGGCTTCGGCTGGAGACACGATTCGGCCACTACAGCGAGGCAGCACACATCAGAGGACTCGGAAGCCCGCACGACGGGCCGGACACACTGTCCAACATGCTGTGTCTGTGCCCCAACCATCACGTCCAGTTCGACACCCTGACCATCTTCATAGACGAGCACTGGAACGTGCGGAGGAGCAGGGACGGCCAGTCCATTGGCACGCTCAGGCGCCATCCCGAACACGCCGTCGACGAGCAGTACGTCGAGTACCACCGAGCGCTCTGCGGGGGGAACCGCTCTAGCGCCGCCCGCAACTGA